In the Ornithinimicrobium pratense genome, CACCGCCGCCCGGCCGAGGGTGGACTTGCCGGACCCGCTCTCGCCCACCAGGCCCACCACGGACCCCGGGGGGATGGCCAGGCTCACGTCCTGGACCGCCGTCATCGCGGCCGGCCCACGCCCGTACCGGACGGTGACGTCCACGAACTCCAGGCTCGTCATACGTGCATCTCCTGCTGCTCCTGGGTGACCGTGACCGGCCCCTGCTGCGGGTGGTGGCAGGCGACGCTTCCACCGGCCGGGGAGGGGGCAAGCGGCGGGTCCACCTCCAGGCAGACCTGCGTCGCGAACGGGCAGCGGGCGGCGAACGAACAGCCCGGGGGGAGGTTGGCGGGGTGGGGCGGCCGGCCTGGGATCGTGGCCAGGGGGCGGGTGCGGTCGGTGTGCATGTCGGGCAGGGTGGCGAGCAAGCCGCGCGTGTAAGGGTGGGCGGGGCCGGCGGTCAGCCCGGCGACGTCGATGACCTCCACGATCCGCCCGGCATACATGACCAGGACGCGGTCGCACATGGCGGAGATGACCGACA is a window encoding:
- a CDS encoding ABC transporter ATP-binding protein, with the protein product MRQRAMIAMGLMGEPALIIADEPTTALDVTVQEQVLRMLKRAQREQDAALLLISHDLSVISAMCDRVLVMYAGRIVEVIDVAGLTAGPAHPYTRGLLATLPDMHTDRTRPLATIPGRPPHPANLPPGCSFAARCPFATQVCLEVDPPLAPSPAGGSVACHHPQQGPVTVTQEQQEMHV